One region of Limnospira fusiformis SAG 85.79 genomic DNA includes:
- the lptC gene encoding LPS export ABC transporter periplasmic protein LptC, with protein sequence MIFNNSNSSQQKIPSFRLGAILLLMLVISGGGLVGCQSPQPSEPTTSGDQPPSEEFENTLTLEDVVLEQVDEDGQLLWQVEAKQASYSQDQKIATVTEPVGELFVKGELRYKIEAKQGELHQDGQRLFLRDDIVAVDLENGIVLRGQELEWIVNEQILIVRDNVTGEHEKMQAIATEVQLFNDDKRVEFWNQVVINFKEVGVQLRTDHVIWRWEEERFISDRRVEIDRLENMVVTDRAVAKSAELDLTTAIATFKDHVQIALSNPPLQLSSDKLQWNYQEQTLNSPGPITIIDRQQQLTFSGDQGWGDLDNQIFNLIGNVLGVAQNPQAQINADLLTWYVPQQAFKAEGDVIYRQVDPQMTLRGEVATGQFSTQTVVVTGRNQGDRVVTEIFP encoded by the coding sequence GTGATATTTAATAACTCAAACTCCAGCCAGCAGAAAATACCCAGTTTTCGTCTGGGCGCAATTCTGTTGCTGATGTTGGTAATTTCTGGCGGGGGACTGGTAGGGTGTCAATCCCCCCAACCTTCAGAACCAACTACTTCTGGGGACCAGCCACCCTCAGAAGAGTTTGAGAACACCCTCACCCTGGAAGATGTGGTACTCGAACAAGTAGACGAAGATGGCCAACTGCTGTGGCAGGTAGAGGCTAAACAAGCAAGTTATAGTCAAGATCAGAAAATTGCCACAGTGACTGAACCTGTGGGGGAACTGTTTGTCAAGGGTGAGTTACGCTATAAAATCGAAGCTAAACAGGGAGAACTGCACCAAGATGGTCAGCGACTGTTTCTCCGAGATGATATTGTCGCGGTTGATCTGGAAAATGGTATTGTTTTGCGCGGTCAAGAGTTGGAATGGATTGTTAATGAGCAAATTCTGATTGTTCGTGACAATGTGACCGGAGAACATGAAAAAATGCAGGCGATCGCTACTGAGGTCCAATTGTTCAACGATGACAAGCGCGTGGAATTTTGGAACCAAGTGGTGATCAACTTTAAGGAAGTAGGGGTGCAGCTACGCACTGATCATGTCATCTGGCGATGGGAAGAAGAAAGATTTATTTCTGACCGTCGGGTGGAAATCGATCGCCTAGAAAATATGGTGGTTACTGATCGCGCTGTCGCTAAAAGTGCCGAACTAGATTTAACTACAGCTATAGCCACTTTCAAAGATCATGTTCAGATTGCCCTGTCTAACCCGCCATTACAGCTTTCCAGTGATAAATTACAGTGGAACTACCAAGAACAAACTCTTAATTCCCCAGGGCCAATTACTATTATCGATCGCCAACAGCAATTGACTTTTTCGGGTGATCAGGGTTGGGGAGATTTGGACAACCAAATTTTTAACCTGATTGGTAATGTTCTGGGGGTGGCTCAAAACCCACAGGCTCAAATTAATGCTGATCTACTCACCTGGTATGTACCACAACAAGCATTTAAAGCTGAAGGTGATGTAATTTACCGCCAAGTTGACCCCCAGATGACTCTGCGGGGAGAAGTGGCCACCGGACAATTTTCTACTCAAACTGTCGTGGTCACTGGCAGAAATCAGGGCGATCGGGTAGTTACCGAAATTTTCCCCTAA
- a CDS encoding phosphoribulokinase translates to MVNQPDRVVLIGVAGDSGCGKSTFLRRITDIFGEDFVTVICLDDYHSLDRKQRKETGITALDPRANNFDLMYEQIKTLKSGQSINKPIYNHETGLIDPPERIDPNHIVVIEGLHPLYDERVRGLLDFSVYLDISDEVKISWKIQRDMAERGHRYEDVLASINARRPDFEAYIDPQKQYADVVIQILPTKLIPDDKEHKVLRVRLMQRDGVEGFEPAYLFDEGSTIHWTPCGRKLTCSYPGIKMFYGPDGYYGNEVSVLEVDGKFDNLEEMIYVEGHMSNIATKYYGELTHLLREHQDYPGSNDGTGLFQVLVGLKMRSTYERLVGKGEKVAAAV, encoded by the coding sequence ATGGTAAATCAGCCGGATCGCGTAGTTTTAATTGGTGTTGCTGGGGATTCCGGGTGCGGAAAATCTACCTTTTTGCGTCGTATAACAGACATCTTTGGAGAAGATTTTGTTACGGTCATCTGTTTAGATGATTATCATAGTCTCGATCGCAAGCAACGTAAGGAAACCGGGATTACCGCTCTCGACCCCCGCGCTAACAATTTCGACCTGATGTATGAGCAGATTAAAACGCTCAAAAGTGGTCAATCTATCAATAAACCTATCTATAACCATGAAACTGGTCTGATCGATCCGCCAGAACGTATCGATCCTAATCACATTGTGGTTATTGAAGGTCTACACCCCTTGTATGATGAGCGTGTCAGAGGTCTGTTAGACTTTAGCGTTTACCTCGATATTAGTGATGAGGTCAAAATCTCCTGGAAAATACAGCGGGATATGGCTGAACGGGGACACCGCTATGAGGATGTTCTGGCTTCTATTAATGCTCGTCGTCCTGACTTTGAAGCCTATATCGATCCTCAGAAGCAATATGCAGATGTGGTCATCCAAATTCTACCTACCAAATTGATTCCTGATGATAAGGAACACAAAGTCCTACGGGTGCGCCTCATGCAGCGCGATGGAGTAGAAGGTTTTGAACCGGCTTATCTGTTTGATGAGGGATCAACCATCCACTGGACTCCTTGCGGTCGTAAGCTGACTTGTTCTTATCCCGGTATCAAGATGTTCTATGGGCCTGATGGTTACTATGGAAATGAGGTCTCTGTACTAGAGGTGGATGGGAAGTTCGATAACCTCGAAGAGATGATCTATGTTGAAGGTCACATGAGCAATATTGCTACCAAATACTACGGTGAACTCACCCATCTGTTGCGGGAACACCAAGACTACCCCGGTTCTAATGATGGCACTGGACTGTTCCAAGTTCTGGTCGGTCTGAAAATGCGATCCACTTATGAACGCTTGGTCGGAAAAGGTGAAAAAGTGGCGGCGGCTGTTTAG
- a CDS encoding LabA-like NYN domain-containing protein has translation MLNHINNSSNDIFTPEQILENRGRVAIFIDGSNLFYAALQLGIEIDYTKLLCRLTSGSRLLRSFFYTGVDRTNEKQQGFLLWMRRNGYRVVAKDLVQLPDGSKKANLDVEIAVDMIALVGAYDTAVLVSGDGDLAYAVDCVSYRGVRVEVISLRAMTSDSLINVADRYIDLEAIKDEIQKTPRSPGYSYRPLSSISLIDGKVEGA, from the coding sequence ATGTTGAATCATATCAACAACAGTAGTAACGACATATTCACCCCTGAACAGATTTTAGAAAATCGAGGGCGTGTGGCCATATTTATCGATGGCTCGAATCTGTTTTATGCGGCTTTGCAATTAGGGATTGAAATTGATTACACCAAATTACTGTGCAGGCTAACCAGTGGTTCCCGGTTATTGCGATCGTTTTTCTATACCGGGGTCGATCGCACTAATGAAAAGCAACAGGGATTTTTGCTGTGGATGCGTCGCAATGGCTATCGGGTGGTTGCTAAAGACTTAGTACAACTGCCAGATGGTTCTAAAAAAGCTAACCTAGATGTAGAAATTGCCGTAGATATGATCGCTCTAGTGGGTGCTTATGATACGGCGGTGCTAGTTAGTGGTGATGGCGATTTAGCTTATGCGGTCGATTGTGTCAGCTATAGAGGTGTGCGGGTGGAAGTGATTAGTTTGCGCGCGATGACTAGCGATAGCCTAATTAATGTGGCCGATCGCTATATTGATCTCGAAGCGATCAAAGACGAAATTCAAAAAACTCCCCGCAGTCCTGGATATAGCTACCGTCCGCTATCAAGCATCAGTTTGATTGATGGAAAGGTTGAAGGCGCGTGA
- a CDS encoding alpha/beta fold hydrolase, translating into MYFLNSTPGQSHLPLFLFLPGMDGTGRLLRTQQRRLSQFFNLRCLSIPPEDLNHWDGLTDRTVDLIQKELSLNLNQDIYLCGESFGGCLAMKVAMKIRAQLKGLILVNPASAFKQQPWIEWGSHLTDWLPSWLYPLSMIGFLPFLAKLPGISPSDRQALLEAMQSVPQRTSSWRLGLLRSFDIQPDQLRQLDLPVLVIASGSDRLLPSIREAQFLTRKLPKANMVILPNSGHACLLETDVNLCQIIRDHDLGQSLTKTQLVCPN; encoded by the coding sequence ATGTATTTTTTGAACTCTACACCCGGTCAGTCGCACCTACCTCTATTTTTGTTTTTACCCGGGATGGATGGTACGGGTCGTCTCCTACGAACCCAACAGCGCCGACTGTCTCAGTTTTTTAACCTGCGCTGTTTGAGTATTCCTCCCGAAGATCTCAACCATTGGGATGGATTAACCGATCGCACTGTGGATTTAATTCAAAAAGAACTCAGCCTCAACCTCAATCAAGATATTTATCTATGCGGGGAGTCCTTCGGCGGTTGTCTGGCGATGAAGGTGGCTATGAAAATTCGTGCTCAACTCAAAGGTCTGATTTTAGTTAACCCGGCTTCTGCTTTTAAGCAACAACCTTGGATAGAATGGGGATCACATTTGACGGACTGGCTACCTAGTTGGTTATATCCCCTGTCTATGATCGGATTCTTGCCGTTTCTGGCTAAATTGCCAGGAATTTCTCCGAGCGATCGCCAAGCCTTGTTAGAGGCTATGCAATCAGTCCCTCAACGTACTTCCAGTTGGCGCTTGGGACTGCTGCGATCGTTTGATATTCAACCAGACCAACTCCGTCAACTAGATTTACCCGTTTTGGTGATTGCCAGTGGTTCCGATAGACTGCTACCCTCCATTAGAGAGGCTCAATTTTTAACCAGGAAGCTACCCAAAGCTAATATGGTTATCCTCCCTAACAGCGGCCATGCTTGTCTGTTAGAAACTGATGTTAACCTTTGTCAGATCATTCGAGATCATGATCTCGGTCAGAGTTTAACTAAAACCCAATTGGTTTGCCCAAATTAG
- the moaA gene encoding GTP 3',8-cyclase MoaA has translation MNNVVDYLRVSLIDRCNFRCQYCMPEGAEIDYILEMNLLTNGELLKLLREVFIPVGFTRFRLTGGEPLLRPGVTELVSKIAGFPETEDLSMTTNGFLLSPMAESLYQAGLRRINISLDSLDPEIFNQIIGNRGRDRWRQVWDGIQSAYRVGFNPLKLNVVVIPGVNDHEILDLAGLTIDRDWHVRFIEFMPIGNGQLFGDRGWVASETLREQIRGRWGLAESQVRGNGPADVFKIPGAKGTLGFISQMSECFCDRCNRMRLSADGWLRPCLLNETGQIDLKTALRSGVTVEDLQKQVRDLLGIKPEINFKDRDTGTPNGYSRTMSQIGG, from the coding sequence ATGAATAATGTTGTTGATTATCTTCGAGTGAGCCTAATAGATCGGTGTAACTTTCGATGCCAGTATTGTATGCCGGAGGGTGCGGAAATTGACTATATCCTAGAGATGAACTTACTGACCAACGGGGAACTGCTGAAACTGCTGAGGGAAGTTTTTATCCCGGTGGGGTTCACTAGGTTTCGTCTAACGGGGGGTGAACCGTTGCTGCGTCCTGGGGTAACGGAATTAGTGTCAAAAATCGCGGGATTTCCAGAAACGGAGGATCTATCAATGACGACTAATGGTTTTTTGCTATCCCCGATGGCAGAATCTCTTTACCAGGCAGGTTTAAGGCGGATTAATATTAGCTTAGACTCTCTAGATCCTGAGATTTTTAATCAAATTATTGGTAATCGTGGGCGCGATCGCTGGCGACAGGTTTGGGATGGAATTCAATCGGCTTATCGGGTAGGGTTCAACCCACTGAAGCTGAATGTGGTGGTAATTCCGGGGGTAAATGACCATGAAATCCTAGATTTAGCGGGGTTAACGATAGACCGAGATTGGCACGTTCGGTTTATCGAATTTATGCCTATTGGCAATGGCCAGTTATTTGGCGATCGCGGTTGGGTAGCTTCGGAAACGTTGAGAGAGCAAATTCGGGGTCGTTGGGGTTTAGCAGAATCCCAGGTGCGAGGGAACGGACCCGCAGATGTTTTTAAAATTCCGGGCGCTAAGGGAACCCTAGGATTTATCAGCCAAATGTCGGAATGTTTTTGCGATCGCTGTAACCGAATGCGCCTATCAGCGGATGGTTGGTTAAGGCCTTGTTTACTCAACGAAACAGGTCAGATCGACCTCAAAACGGCTTTGCGGTCGGGTGTTACGGTGGAGGACCTACAAAAACAGGTTAGGGATTTACTAGGTATAAAACCGGAAATCAATTTTAAGGACAGGGACACAGGAACCCCCAACGGATACAGCCGCACGATGTCGCAAATTGGTGGTTAA
- a CDS encoding alkaline phosphatase D family protein produces the protein MLNAEDFYSESFYLANNPDVAQAVDLGVISSGFEHFIESGQFQVRQPTPLYDELYYLTTNPDVAALVNVGAIASGFQHFINFGQREARDPSILFNTDFYINEYPFIQAAIEAGDITAIEHFVKAGQFEDFRPSVLYNPNYYLARNPDVAARVERDELTGIEHYLDIGAAQNRDFSAFLEVNGSGFPNRVASGDTRENSTILMARNTVVGPITFETATDPNFDNVVSTLTTNNSDPTVPVKVFVSDLTPGTPYFYRVTNAMGESDRGIFRTPLSLGSQGGLRFGAAGDSQGELMPHVAVRNAPERGLDFFVQLGNTISASTESPDLPGVSQAETLLDFHTKHNEIYRERITLNPWANLRVATSMFGVLNDGEIIDNFAGGSLGEDGEGDWLNNSDIFETALAGFLDYQPRRRESYGDISDRRTANREQLYRATTYGDDAAAFLLDVRSFRDAPLEQVAETSFPEDIEAFLRDSFDANRTMLGRTQLQQLQLNLLGAQAAGLTWKFIFSPVPMQNLGIPGASDRWEGYAAERTRLLKFIDDNNIDNVVFVSAGAGGTVVNNLTFAEEFGGPQIPINAMEITVGPVGVQTDLGSGLVGATLGPVAVDGATEWQLTRQGRATYEGLQTRWERDRLVENLLNTRLEDMGYNPIGLEGSGIDAQEIVPGSYFAAHTFGWTEFVIDTNTQQLRVTTYGVEPYTQVDVQRVPARVINRQPQVVSDFVVNPQ, from the coding sequence ATGTTGAACGCTGAAGATTTTTACAGCGAATCGTTTTATCTAGCCAATAACCCTGATGTAGCGCAAGCAGTTGATTTGGGAGTTATTAGTAGTGGCTTTGAACATTTTATCGAGTCAGGTCAGTTTCAGGTTAGACAACCGACACCGCTTTATGATGAATTGTATTATCTGACGACTAATCCTGATGTGGCGGCGTTGGTAAATGTAGGTGCGATCGCCAGTGGTTTTCAACATTTTATTAATTTCGGTCAGCGGGAAGCGCGCGATCCCAGTATTCTATTTAATACGGATTTTTATATAAATGAATATCCCTTTATTCAAGCAGCCATAGAAGCCGGAGATATCACAGCGATCGAGCATTTTGTGAAAGCCGGTCAATTTGAGGATTTTCGCCCTAGTGTATTGTATAACCCTAATTATTATTTAGCCCGTAATCCTGATGTGGCGGCGAGGGTAGAACGTGATGAACTGACCGGGATCGAGCATTATTTGGATATTGGGGCGGCTCAAAATCGTGATTTTAGTGCTTTTCTGGAGGTGAATGGTTCCGGTTTTCCCAACCGTGTCGCTAGTGGAGATACTAGGGAAAACAGCACAATTTTAATGGCGCGTAATACTGTGGTGGGTCCGATTACTTTTGAAACAGCCACCGACCCTAATTTTGATAATGTGGTTTCCACACTGACTACTAATAATTCTGATCCGACGGTTCCGGTTAAGGTATTTGTGTCTGATTTAACGCCGGGGACACCTTATTTTTATCGGGTTACTAATGCTATGGGGGAGAGCGATCGCGGTATTTTTCGCACTCCTTTATCTTTGGGAAGTCAAGGGGGTTTAAGGTTTGGGGCTGCTGGTGATTCTCAGGGTGAATTAATGCCTCATGTCGCGGTGAGAAATGCCCCAGAACGTGGTCTGGATTTTTTTGTGCAGTTAGGAAATACAATTTCTGCAAGTACCGAATCTCCTGATTTACCCGGTGTTTCTCAGGCGGAAACTTTGTTAGATTTCCACACAAAACATAATGAGATTTATCGGGAGCGTATAACTTTAAATCCTTGGGCAAATCTGCGGGTAGCAACTTCTATGTTTGGTGTATTGAATGATGGGGAAATAATCGATAATTTTGCCGGGGGTAGTCTGGGGGAAGATGGAGAGGGTGATTGGTTGAATAATAGCGATATTTTTGAGACGGCGTTGGCGGGTTTTTTAGATTATCAACCTCGGCGACGGGAAAGTTATGGAGACATTAGCGATCGCCGGACCGCTAACCGAGAACAACTGTATCGCGCTACGACCTATGGAGATGATGCGGCGGCGTTTTTGTTGGATGTGCGATCGTTCCGGGATGCCCCCTTAGAACAGGTCGCCGAAACTTCTTTTCCCGAAGATATTGAGGCATTTTTGCGGGATTCTTTTGATGCTAATCGAACCATGTTGGGACGAACTCAGTTGCAACAGTTGCAGTTAAATTTACTGGGCGCACAGGCGGCGGGTTTAACTTGGAAGTTTATATTTTCTCCGGTCCCTATGCAAAATTTGGGGATTCCGGGTGCAAGCGATCGCTGGGAAGGATACGCGGCTGAACGAACTAGACTGCTGAAATTTATTGATGATAATAATATTGATAATGTCGTGTTTGTGTCGGCGGGAGCTGGGGGAACTGTAGTTAATAATTTGACATTTGCTGAGGAGTTTGGGGGGCCACAAATTCCTATCAATGCTATGGAAATTACCGTAGGTCCGGTGGGGGTACAAACCGATTTAGGATCGGGTCTAGTGGGGGCTACTTTGGGTCCGGTGGCTGTTGATGGGGCGACTGAATGGCAACTAACCCGACAAGGAAGGGCTACTTATGAGGGGTTACAGACGCGCTGGGAACGCGATCGCCTGGTGGAGAATCTCCTAAATACTCGCCTTGAGGATATGGGTTATAATCCTATTGGTTTGGAGGGTTCGGGAATTGATGCACAGGAAATAGTTCCGGGTTCCTATTTTGCCGCTCATACTTTTGGCTGGACCGAGTTCGTCATTGATACCAATACTCAACAGCTTAGGGTGACTACTTATGGGGTCGAACCTTATACACAGGTCGATGTCCAAAGGGTTCCGGCGCGGGTAATTAATCGTCAACCCCAAGTGGTCAGCGACTTTGTGGTAAATCCTCAATAA
- a CDS encoding RNA-guided endonuclease InsQ/TnpB family protein, giving the protein MYPSPELNQVWRKWLAACRYCYNQAIALSRSGKRLSKLKLRNKVMQSDLPAWVKETPCHIRQNAIFDAYQALIASPDARFRSCRDSSQGIKFNNTNFSSGSWYPRLTKGLTFMVSEAIPKTCGQGTQLVFTKGRWLAIFPEPVAVTPTDATGVIALDPGVRTFITGFDGSRFLELGSGDIGRITRLCQHLDDLMSRIAKEPCRSRRRRMRQAAQRMRTKIRNLVDEAHKQIAHYLTHNYSLIFLPTFETSDMVAKVKRLIRSKTARAMLTWAHYRFKLTLRHQAEITGTTVVDVTEEYTSKTCTHCGHVHSQLGGSKVFRCPECGFTLPRDWNGAFGIFLKALRDTASVTLTGNSAIVALSGNNRINVA; this is encoded by the coding sequence ATTTACCCCAGCCCGGAGCTAAATCAAGTCTGGCGTAAATGGCTGGCCGCTTGTCGGTATTGCTACAACCAAGCAATTGCATTATCCCGGAGTGGTAAACGACTAAGCAAGTTAAAGTTACGCAATAAAGTGATGCAGAGCGACTTGCCTGCATGGGTCAAAGAAACACCCTGCCACATTCGGCAAAATGCCATCTTTGATGCCTATCAGGCTTTGATCGCCAGTCCTGATGCCAGGTTTAGAAGTTGTCGTGACAGCTCTCAAGGGATTAAGTTCAATAATACTAATTTCTCTTCAGGGAGTTGGTATCCAAGGCTCACGAAAGGATTAACTTTCATGGTTTCCGAAGCTATCCCTAAAACTTGCGGGCAAGGGACTCAGTTGGTGTTTACCAAAGGTCGATGGTTGGCGATTTTCCCTGAACCAGTTGCCGTTACCCCAACTGACGCTACTGGCGTGATTGCATTAGACCCGGGTGTGCGAACTTTCATAACCGGGTTTGATGGTTCACGATTTCTGGAATTGGGCTCCGGGGATATTGGACGCATTACTAGGCTATGTCAACATTTGGATGATTTAATGAGCCGAATCGCCAAGGAACCCTGTCGTTCAAGGAGGCGACGGATGAGGCAAGCGGCTCAACGAATGAGAACCAAAATCCGCAATCTAGTTGATGAAGCCCACAAACAAATTGCTCACTACTTGACTCACAACTACAGCCTAATTTTTTTGCCCACCTTCGAGACTTCCGATATGGTTGCCAAGGTGAAGCGTCTAATCAGGTCTAAGACTGCCCGCGCCATGCTGACATGGGCGCATTATCGATTCAAACTAACCCTGAGACATCAAGCCGAGATAACTGGAACCACAGTTGTAGATGTGACGGAAGAATACACCAGCAAAACCTGTACTCACTGTGGTCATGTGCATTCCCAGCTAGGTGGCTCAAAAGTGTTCCGATGTCCTGAGTGTGGGTTCACTCTACCCAGGGACTGGAACGGTGCTTTTGGAATCTTTCTAAAAGCTTTGCGGGATACCGCCTCTGTTACCTTAACGGGTAATAGTGCTATCGTTGCATTGTCCGGGAACAACCGGATAAATGTCGCGTAA
- a CDS encoding class I SAM-dependent methyltransferase — protein sequence MTTTFKNPPIGPASRLVNGILSIKPLAKFAKHQARQMMIDRAEKMGVPWRSHANTLLQRDWSAEFQQVNSSALAYPEYYLRSFHAYDNGNLSWQAAVEVEVAALAVHAKIWPDAGVAGDDRLRQSYHHVLQQVLPEPPKAIVDLGCSVGLSTNTMQQIYPDATMVGVDLSPYFLAIAAYNTNQKSSDHPPTWVHAPAEATGLPDHSFDLVSLCLVCHELPQEATRNIFKEARRLLRPNGHLAVMDMNPQSEVFAKMPPYILTLLKSTEPYLDQYFTLDLVETFKSAGFQTPTIVCNSPRHHTAIAKVNG from the coding sequence ATGACCACAACTTTTAAGAATCCACCCATTGGACCAGCATCGCGACTGGTCAATGGTATTTTATCTATTAAACCCCTAGCTAAGTTCGCCAAACATCAAGCCCGCCAGATGATGATTGATCGGGCTGAAAAAATGGGGGTTCCGTGGCGCTCTCATGCCAATACCCTCCTACAGAGAGACTGGTCGGCAGAATTTCAGCAGGTGAATAGTTCTGCTCTGGCTTACCCAGAATATTATTTAAGGTCTTTTCATGCCTATGATAACGGAAATTTAAGCTGGCAGGCTGCTGTAGAGGTGGAAGTGGCGGCGTTGGCGGTTCACGCCAAAATCTGGCCTGATGCTGGGGTGGCGGGAGACGATCGCCTACGACAAAGTTATCATCATGTACTACAGCAGGTCTTACCCGAACCGCCCAAAGCTATTGTGGATCTCGGCTGTAGTGTCGGATTAAGTACCAATACCATGCAGCAGATCTATCCTGATGCTACTATGGTAGGGGTGGATTTGTCCCCCTATTTTTTGGCGATCGCTGCCTATAACACTAACCAAAAGTCCTCCGATCACCCCCCCACTTGGGTACACGCCCCCGCTGAGGCTACAGGTCTACCAGACCACTCCTTTGATTTGGTTTCCCTTTGTCTGGTTTGTCATGAACTCCCACAAGAGGCGACCCGAAATATATTTAAGGAAGCCCGCCGCCTATTGCGCCCTAACGGACATCTGGCGGTTATGGATATGAACCCCCAATCAGAGGTATTCGCTAAGATGCCACCCTATATCCTCACCCTCCTAAAAAGTACCGAACCCTATCTCGATCAGTATTTCACCCTAGATCTAGTTGAAACCTTCAAATCAGCAGGTTTTCAGACCCCTACCATTGTCTGTAACAGTCCCCGTCATCATACGGCGATCGCCAAAGTCAATGGATAA
- the metG gene encoding methionine--tRNA ligase — translation MDVTPKTKKTFSLTTPLYYVNDVPHIGSAYTTIAADAIARWKRLQGYEVLLITGTDEHGQKIQRTAEEAGCSPQVHCDRIVSSFESLWKLLEIQYDRFSRTTSPRHEAIVKEFFQRVWQNDDIYLSQQQGWYCVSCEEFKEKRELIDEKYCPIHVNKEVEWRDEQNYFFRLSKYQKQLEALYHDHPDFIGPESRRNEVISFIKQGLQDFSISRVNLDWGFPVPIDPSQTLYVWFDALLGYVTALVDPDSEPTLSEAIAKWWPIDLHLIGKDILRFHAVYWPAMLMSADLPLPGRIFGHGFLTKDGKKMGKSLGNTLNPVELVNQFGTDAVRYYFLKEIEFGQDGDYNQTRFINTLNADLANDLGNLLNRTMKMAAKYFEGRVPAIAVDHIQTDNHLKSIGSSLGNSVSQFYEKLAFSQVCEAVLILVQAGNKYVDEQAPWSLYKQGELSALMEVIYSVLESVRQSAYLLAPIVPNLSTAVYQQLGYSLDFQDPELSAKITALDSHAHWGILPSEQVLGEAKPVFKKLELPSSVV, via the coding sequence ATGGATGTGACACCAAAAACTAAAAAGACGTTTTCCTTAACAACACCCCTATATTATGTGAATGACGTTCCCCATATTGGCAGCGCCTACACGACGATCGCCGCCGATGCGATCGCCCGTTGGAAGCGACTACAGGGATATGAAGTGCTGCTAATTACTGGTACCGACGAACACGGCCAGAAAATTCAACGGACAGCCGAGGAGGCGGGATGTTCTCCTCAAGTTCACTGTGATCGGATAGTCAGCAGTTTTGAGAGTCTGTGGAAACTGCTAGAAATTCAGTATGATCGTTTTAGTCGGACCACCAGCCCCCGTCACGAGGCGATCGTCAAAGAATTTTTCCAGCGGGTGTGGCAAAATGACGACATATATTTGAGCCAACAACAGGGCTGGTATTGTGTCAGCTGTGAAGAGTTCAAAGAAAAACGGGAACTAATAGACGAGAAATATTGCCCCATCCACGTGAATAAAGAAGTAGAATGGAGGGACGAGCAGAACTACTTTTTCCGTCTGTCAAAATATCAAAAACAGCTAGAAGCCCTTTATCATGATCACCCCGACTTCATCGGGCCAGAAAGTCGCCGGAATGAAGTTATCAGTTTTATTAAACAAGGATTACAGGATTTCTCCATTTCTAGGGTGAATCTTGACTGGGGTTTCCCAGTTCCCATTGATCCCAGTCAAACCCTATATGTTTGGTTTGATGCACTACTAGGATATGTCACCGCCCTAGTTGATCCCGACTCGGAACCTACCCTCTCTGAAGCGATCGCTAAATGGTGGCCGATAGACCTGCACCTAATTGGTAAAGACATCTTACGCTTCCATGCTGTTTACTGGCCAGCTATGTTAATGTCTGCCGACTTACCTTTACCTGGTCGTATCTTTGGACACGGTTTTCTAACTAAAGATGGTAAAAAGATGGGTAAGAGTTTAGGGAATACACTTAATCCCGTAGAGTTGGTGAACCAATTTGGTACCGATGCCGTCCGTTACTATTTCTTAAAGGAGATAGAATTTGGACAAGACGGTGATTATAATCAGACCAGATTTATTAATACCCTAAACGCCGACCTCGCCAATGATCTGGGAAACTTACTTAACCGGACTATGAAAATGGCTGCCAAATACTTTGAAGGTAGAGTTCCGGCGATCGCTGTAGATCATATCCAGACAGACAATCACCTAAAATCCATTGGTAGTTCCCTCGGTAACAGCGTTAGTCAATTCTATGAAAAACTGGCGTTTAGCCAAGTGTGTGAGGCGGTTCTGATTCTAGTTCAGGCTGGTAACAAATATGTAGACGAACAAGCACCCTGGTCACTGTATAAACAAGGGGAACTATCAGCCCTGATGGAAGTGATCTACTCCGTGCTTGAGTCCGTCCGACAATCGGCTTATTTATTAGCGCCAATTGTGCCAAATCTTAGCACCGCTGTCTACCAGCAACTGGGATACTCCCTGGATTTTCAAGACCCTGAATTGTCAGCCAAAATCACGGCTTTGGATAGCCATGCTCACTGGGGTATTTTACCAAGCGAGCAAGTCCTGGGAGAAGCTAAACCAGTTTTTAAAAAGCTGGAATTACCCAGCTCTGTGGTCTGA